A stretch of DNA from Shewanella sediminis HAW-EB3:
GCACCCTAGAGACCCAAGCCGCTGAAGCCCAGCAAACCGCAAGGCTTAATGGCGAAGAGGCGCAGTCATTGATGGCGCAGACAGACCAGATCGCCACGGCAATCGAAGAGATGTCGACCTCCATTCGTGATGTTGCCAGCCATGCCAGTGAGGGAGCCAACAAGAGCCAGCAGGTTGATACCGCCTCACGCCAAGGCCATGACCAATTGACTCAAGTCGTTAATGGCTTGGCAGAGCTCAGTCATCAACTCAATAACAGTCATGTCAGCGTCGAGAACGTGACCAAAGAGAGTGAAGCGATCAGTCAGGTCACTGAAGTGATCAATGGGATAGCCGAGCAGACAAACCTGCTTGCCCTGAATGCCGCAATTGAAGCGGCGCGAGCGGGTGAACAGGGGCGTGGATTTGCCGTCGTCGCCGATGAGGTCAGAACGTTGGCACAGCGAACTCAAACATCGATTCATGAGATTGGCCTGACCATCACTCAACTGCAGTCTCAGGTAAAGACCACGGCGGAACAGATGGGACAGAGCCATCAATTGGGTATTGCATCAGCCACTCAAGGGGAAGAAGCTGGCATTCAACTGAACCAGATCACCGAGAGTATCGGTGAATTGGCCATCTCATCGAGCAGTATCGCCAGTGCAACGGAGCAGCAAAGTGCCGTAGCCGATGAGATAACCCGTAACCTACACCTGATAACTGAGCTTGCCCGCGAAGGTGAACAGAGAGCCGGTGAAAATGTCGATGCAGCGCAGGGCTTATCGGATCTGGCCATAGAGCTAAAACAGAAGATTAGCGTATTTAAAGCGTAAACAAGCTATTTTTATTAAGAGGGCCTGAATGCGTTAAGCATCTGGGCTCTCAAACTCTCATCTCCTCCCTCCCCCCTCAAGCATGAACAACTATGAATTCTGAAACGAGTTCATAATGACAGCTCAAACCTCGAACCTCGAACATTCAAGCAGGCTTCTGGAACCAGCAACAAGCTTCGCGGCTAAAGCCGCTCCTACAATTAATGCGCTGCCATGTAGGACCGGCTTCAGCCGGGAAAGACAATAACCGGGAAAAGTAATCAAAGGGTCGTAAATGCTCCAATGGGGCTGCATCGCTCAATGCTGTTAATATAGGCCAATGACAAGCAATTTATATCGGAGTCGCTATATGCAAGTTGAAGAGCTTCCCGGACTTGGTCCTAGGTCAGCAAAGTGGCTTAATCAAATTGGCATCTACACGAGAGATGACTTAATCAAAGCGGGTCCGGTCACGATTATGGTCAGGATGGAGCGTGCTGGTATAACTCCCGGACTGAACATGCTCTATGCGCTTGTGGGGGCGATAGAAGGCATTCACTGGCAAGAGGTTACACGGACTCGCAAGGCAGAGCTTGTATTGGCGCTCGATGCGGCCAGAGAGCTTGAGAAGTTATAACGGCCATAATCAAAAGCGCCCTGTATATCTAGCTTTATCGATGAGGCAGGAAAGAACTTCGCGGCTAAAGCACGCTCCTACACAAAAGAGACACAAAAAAAGCCCCGCAAGGTTAATACCATTGCGGGGCTATTCAGCTAAAACTAAATCACACTATCATTAGTCTTGCTTATCTGCTTCTCTGTCCATGTTTTCAGTATTTTCAAGCCATAACGCATTGATAATACCGAAAGAACAAGCCAGCAAAACACCTAAAATCCAAGCAAAATACCACATGATGTTGGCTCCTAATCAGTAAAGTGATGTCTTGTTATTCTCGATAAAGCTGCGAGATAGACGACCAAACATCTTCAAATAAGTGTACACAGTGTAGCTAAGTACAATAGGTACGAAGATGATTGCAGCCCAAGTCATAACAGTCAGCGACATTTCACTTGCAGTCGCATCCCACATAGTCAAACTCACGTTTGGCTCGAGTGAAGATGGCATAACAAATGGGAACATAGCCGCACCACAAGTTAAGATCACGGCGGCAATCGCCAGTGAACTGAAGAAGAAGGCGAAACCACTACGGTTTAGACGGCTCGACAGCAGGACTAAGATAGGCATAGCCAGTCCAATGACTGGGAACAACATAGTAATAGGGTACTTGTCGTAGTTAGCCAACCATGCCCCCGCTTCGACGGCAACCGTCTTAAGCGTTGGATCTGAGATGCCATAAGTATCTATGGTTGAAGTGATCACATAACCATCGATGCCATTAACCAGCCAGACACCAGCTGCACCAAAGAAGACGAATAACAAGGCTGATAATACTTGAGCGGCCTTAGCAGCACGAACTCTCAACTCACCTTCAGTCTTCATCTGTAACCAGGTCGCACCTTGCATCATAAACATGCTGACACACACCAGACCTGCCAGTAATCCAAACGGGTTCAGTAGACCGAAGAAGCCACCGTGGTACGTTGCACGAAGGTATTCGTCAAAGTTAAACGGCACACCTTGCAATAGGTTACCAAAAGCAACACCAATGATCAGCGGAGGAACAAAACCACCGACAAACAACGCCCAATCCCAAGACTTACGCCATCTTGGATCTTCAATTTTTGAACGGTAATCGAAGCCAACAGGACGAAGGAATAATGCAAACAAGACCAACATCATAGCGACATAGAATCCTGAGAACGATACACCGTAAACCATAGGCCAAGCAGCAAACAGTGCGCCACCTGCAGTAATTAACCAAACCTGGTTACCATCCCAATGTGGAGCAATCGAGTTGATCATGATACGGCGTTCGGTGTCATCTTTACCTATGATAGGCAAAAGTGCGCCAACTCCCATATCGAAACCATCAGTTACAGCAAACCCGATGAATAGCACACCAATCAGTGCCCACCAGATCAATCTTAACATTTCATAATCAAACATAATCAGATCTCCCGCTTAGGCATCAAGCTTTTCAAAGTGGTATCTACCAGTCTTAAGACAACTTGGACCTTGGCGAGCAAACTTAATCATCAAGTAAGCTTCAATCACAAGTAAAATGGTATAGAACAAGGTGATAGAGATAATACTGAACCAAAGATCACCTACCGATAAGCTAGATGCTGACATAAAGGTCGGCAGGACTTCTGAAATAGTCCATGGTTGACGACCATATTCGGCGACAAACCAACCACACTCGATGGCAATCCAGGGAAGAGGTAAGCTAAATAACGCCGCTTTCAAGACCCAAGGTTTCTCATCGATTTGATGACGCGTGCTCTGCCAAAATGCTGCAGCGAATACCAATAGCATCACCATACCAGCACCGACCATGACTCTGAACGACCAGAACATAGGTGCAACGCTAGGTATCGAATCTTTAGCTGCTGCAACAATCTGTTCTTCAGTCGCATCGACAACCTTATCGGTATAGCGCTTCAGCAACAGACCATAACCCAAATCAACTTTTGCTTCATCGAAAGCTGTACGTAGTTCAGGTGTTACATTACCCGCACGCAATTCAGTCAACATTGCGTAAGCTTTCATACCATTACGAATACGAACTTCATGTTCTTCGATAAGGTCGTGAATACCTGTTACCTGCTCATCGAGAGAGCGGGTCGCAATAATACCCATAGCGTATGGGATCTTAATGGCGAAATCAGTTTCCATTGTCTCTTGATTTGGGAAACCTACCGCAGTGAAGGCTGCAGGAGCCGGTTCCGTGTGCCATTCAGCTTCAATTGCAGCCAATTTAACACGTTGTGCCTCACCCACTTTATAGCCTGATTCATCCCCAAGGACGATAACAGAAAGAATCGATGCCATACCAAAGCTTGCAGCAATCGCGAACGAGCGACGTGCAAACGGTAGATCACGTTTCTTGATAATATAATATGAGCTGATTGCAAGGACGAACATGGCACCGGCAACATAACCCGACGCCACGGTATGAACGAACTTCACTTGCGCAACAGGGTTAAATAACACATCTCCCCAACTCGTCATCTCCATGCGCATGGTTTCGTAGTTGAATACACTACCGACCGGGTTTTGCATCCAACCGTTAGCAACCAAGATCCACAATGCAGACATGTTTGAACCTAACGCGACTAACCAGGTAACCGCAAGATGCTGACGCTTACTGAACCTGTCCCATCCGAAGAAGAACATGCCCACTAAGGTAGATTCAAGGAAGAAGGCCATCAAACCTTCAATGGCTAGCGGCGCGCCAAAAATATCCCCGACATAATGAGAATAATATGACCAGTTAGTACCAAACTGGAACTCCATGGCGAGGCCCGTGGCCACACCCAGAGCAAAGTTAATACCAAACAACTTACCCCAAAACTTGGTCATATCTTTATAGATCTGCTTATCCGTCATCACATAAAGTGACTCCATGATAGCCAGCAAGAAAGCTAAGCCCAAAGTTAAGGGAACAAACAAGAAGTGATACATAGCAGTCATCGCAAACTGAAAGCGCGATAACTCAACAACCTCTTCTAAAATCATTAGTGACTCCTTAGGTGGTGCATCCATCTATCATAATGAGATCCCCATCGATTATGATAAATGCCTATTTAGGAATTTTGTTTTAGTAACATTTATACGCAATTAAGCAACATAAATGGCTAAACATCATTTTTTTATTAATTAGCCGAGTTATTAAACAAACATTCCAAACCCGGTACGATTTTACGACGAACTTCACACTATTTATTTTATTTGTGACAGAGACACAAATAAGACATCTAAAAAGTGAGCTAAATATTATTTATCAAAAACTTAACTCAAACCCATGCCCTTTCTCACCCCTATTTTATACCATTCAAAATTGATTCAAATCAATCAATCACTCTGGACAAAGCGCATTTTGTGGATAAGGACACAGTTCCACCCAGCGCAGCATTGACCCACGCAGAAAGTCGTGATAGGAGTCTTCGTTACGCCAAGTTTTTTGCATTTTTAAATCAACTCAACCATATTGTGTATCAAAACCAAAAAACACAAGAAAACATGAAATCAAAGATAAGTTATCTTAACCCTTAACAATTTACGATCAACCTTCAAATAAGGATAAGTTGTTAATTTAATACGGTATAGAATAAAAATAATCGCGTACAGATACAAGCCCACACAATAACAGATTAGTTTTTATAATCATACAATCAAGTTTTTCTAGTTTGATAAGATAATCAATACCGCATATTATACGTCCTGTGTTGAGGAGGCAGCTTGTTAACCCGGTGAAGTAGCCCGGCAAGGCCTAACTCCGCTCACATCATCTAATTACTGTGTGGAGATACCGATATGAAAAACTTATTTGATCGTCTAGTTTGCAACTACCAGCGTGTTTTTGTTGAACTTTATACTGCAAGAGAGCTATAAACCGGCTTTATTGCTACCCAACTGCTCTTGAAGTTTTGTTAGCGCAAAACGGCCACCTAGCTCTAAAAGCCAGGTGGCTTTTTCATTTCAAGGTCCTCTCCCTCTTTATACCTATCGGTATTACCAGAAAATAAACCACTGATAAGGAGCCCCGCCCTCTTTCTAACTTCTGTGAACTCACTAATTGTTGTTATTGAGCCCCATAGCATGCCGAATGACTCATTTTTCCAACTTTAGAATCCCATTATTTGCTAATATTGATGTAAGCACTTATTTAATATTGTTATTTACACCATGAAAATTCCAAAAAAAAAGAGCTTCGAAATTTTCGAAGCTCTTTTTAATGATTTTGGCTTTAGTAAACGTTAAATTAGCCTACGTTAACACGAACGTTTCTGAACATTCTCATCCAAGGGCTATCTTCGCCCCACTCATCCGGATGCCATGAGTTAGCCACGGTTCTGAATACACGTTCAGGATGCGGCATCATAATCGTCACTCGTCCATCGGTTGAACTTAATGCGGTAATTGCATTAGGCGAGCCGTTTGGATTTTGTGGATACTGTGTCGCAATCTGGCCGTTGCCATCAACATAACGCAATGCAATTGTGCCTGACGCTTCTGCTGCAGCTAATGCCTGGGGTGATGCAAACTCGGCACGCCCCTCGCCATGTGAAACGGCGATAGGCATACGTGAACCTTCCATGCCTTCAAAGAACAAAGATGGACTCTTCTGCACTTCTACCAGACTAAAGCGAGCTTCGAAGCGCTCCGAGCGGTTACGCACGAAATGTGGCCAAAGCTCTGTACCCGGAATGATCTCTTTTAGATTAGACAACATCTGGCAGCCATTACACACACCAAGAGAGAAGCTATCACTGCGCTCGAAAAAACCACTGAACTGCTCACGAGCACGCTCGTTGAACAGAATAGACTTAGCCCAACCTTCACCCGCTCCCAATACGTCACCGTAAGAGAAACCACCACAAGCCACCAGCCCCTGGAACTCTTTCAGGCTAATACGACCGCTTAAGATGTCACTCATGTGAACGTCTCGAGATTCAAAACCGGCTCGGTCAAACGCCGCTGCCATCTCAATATGTGAGTTTACGCCCTGCTCACGCAAGATAGCCATCTTAGGTGCAGCACCTTTGAGGATATATGGCGCAGCAAGGTCTTCACTCGGATCGAAGCTTAAATCAACGGTTAGCCCCAGATCTGTCGTGTCCTGCTTAAGCTTAAACTCTTCCAGCGCACACTCAGGGTTATCCCTCAACGACTGCATGCGATGGGTTGTTTCAGCCCAGATAGTACGCAGAGAAGTGCGAGACTCGCTTAATACTTCACGCTCACCGTCACAAATAGTGATCAGATCCGCAGATGTAAGCTCTGCGACCTTATGACACGGCACACCAACAGCTTCAAATTTCGCAACGATTGAGTCGACTTTTTCACGGCTTACCTGGATAACACCGCCAAGCTCTTCGTTAAACAGACGCTCAACATCGTTACCATTCAATGCGCTGATATCGACATTCAGTCCTGTATGACCCGCAAATGCCATCTCTACCAATGTGGTATAGAGGCCGCCGTCACTTCTATCGTGATAAGCGATAATTGACTGGTCAGCAACCAATGGCTGGATGACTTCGAAGAAACCTTTCAGCGTAGAAGCATTATCAAGATCCGGCGCAATATCACCCAGTTCACTGTAAACCTGTGCTAAACAAGAGCCACCAAGACGGTTTTGGCCAAGGCCTAAATCAAGGAGTAGCAGATCTGTCTCACCTTTATCGCTGCGAAGCTCCGGAGTCACAGTGTTACGAATATCCTGGACCACACCAAATGCGGTGATAACCAGAGACATCGGAGAGGTCACGGTCTTTTGCTCACCGTTATCTTCCCACGCCGTCTTCATGGACATAGAGTCTTTACCCACAGGAATCGTCAATGACAACTCTGGGCATAGCTCTTCACCGATGGCTTTTACTGCTTCATAGAGGCCGGCATCTTCACCTGGGTGACCCGCAGGTGACATCCAGTTAGCAGACAACTTGATACGCTTGAACGAACCGATGTCGGTACCTGCGATATTCATAATCGACTCGGCAACGGCCATACGTGCCGAGGCACCAAAGTCCAATAGCGCAAGCGGAGTACGCTCACCGATGGACATAGCTTCACCAGCGTACGAATCATAGCTTGACGCAGTAACCGCACAATCGGCGACTGGCACCTGCCAAGGGCCGACCATCTGATCGCGATTAACCAGACCCGTTACCGTTCTGTCACCGATAGTGATAAGGAATGTTTTCTCAGCAACCGTCGGTAGACGCAAGATACGATGCGCCGCTTCTTGCACTTCAATCACACTCTGATCCAGCGCAGCCGAATTAGCCTTAGCGCTGACAACATCGCGGCTCATCTTAGGCGCTTTACCTAATAAGACCTCTAAAGGCAGATCGATTGGATGATTTTCAAAGTGCTCATCACTAAGGAGCAGTTCTTTCTCTTCAGTTGCTACACCAACAACCGCAAACGGCGCACGTTCACGTTCACAGATAGCGGTAAATGTTGCTAAGTTTTCAGGCGCAACTGACATCACATAACGTTCCTGTGATTCGTTACACCAGATCTCGAGTGGGCTCATGCCTGGCTCATCTGAAGGGACTTTACGTAGCTCAAACTTACCGCCACGCTCACCATCATTAACGAGTTCAGGGAAAGCATTAGATAGTCCACCCGCACCGACATCGTGGATAAACTGGATTGGGTTTTCATCACCCATCTGCCAACAACGGTCGATCACTTCCTGACAGCGACGCTCCATCTCAGGGTTCTCACGCTGAACGGAAGCAAAATCTAAGTCTTCACTGGACTCACCCGATGTCATCGAAGAGGCAGCACCGCCGCCCAGACCGATGTTCATCGCAGGACCACCCAGTACAATTAGCTTAGCACCAACAGTGATCTCGCCTTTTTGCACATGCTCTTCGCGAATATTACCTAAACCACCGGCAAGCATAATTGGCTTGTGATAACCGCGCACTTCGACACCGTTGTGGCTGCAGACTTCCTGCTCGTAGGTACGGAAATACCCCACCAGTGCCGGACGGCCAAATTCGTTATTAAATGCCGCACCGCCGAGTGGGCCTTCAGTCATGATATCTAATGCAGTAACGATACGATCAGGTTTACCGTAATCGGCTTCCCAAGGCTGTACAAACCCCGGGATCTTAAGGTTTGAAACG
This window harbors:
- a CDS encoding cytochrome ubiquinol oxidase subunit I is translated as MILEEVVELSRFQFAMTAMYHFLFVPLTLGLAFLLAIMESLYVMTDKQIYKDMTKFWGKLFGINFALGVATGLAMEFQFGTNWSYYSHYVGDIFGAPLAIEGLMAFFLESTLVGMFFFGWDRFSKRQHLAVTWLVALGSNMSALWILVANGWMQNPVGSVFNYETMRMEMTSWGDVLFNPVAQVKFVHTVASGYVAGAMFVLAISSYYIIKKRDLPFARRSFAIAASFGMASILSVIVLGDESGYKVGEAQRVKLAAIEAEWHTEPAPAAFTAVGFPNQETMETDFAIKIPYAMGIIATRSLDEQVTGIHDLIEEHEVRIRNGMKAYAMLTELRAGNVTPELRTAFDEAKVDLGYGLLLKRYTDKVVDATEEQIVAAAKDSIPSVAPMFWSFRVMVGAGMVMLLVFAAAFWQSTRHQIDEKPWVLKAALFSLPLPWIAIECGWFVAEYGRQPWTISEVLPTFMSASSLSVGDLWFSIISITLFYTILLVIEAYLMIKFARQGPSCLKTGRYHFEKLDA
- the purL gene encoding phosphoribosylformylglycinamidine synthase, with the translated sequence MEIIRGAPALSAFRVQKLMEACDHASLPVSGIYAEYIHLVDLSESLDESETQQLEKLLTYGPAIEAHAPQGSLHFVTPRPGTISPWSSKATDIAHNCGLDKVKRLERGVAYYVESAALNSEQQKTLNSLVHDRMVEVILSSFDKAQVLFARTEPGEVKSVNILGEGRRALELANTELGLALATDEIDYLVDNFNRLGRNPNDVELMMFAQANSEHCRHKIFNADWTIDGEVQPKSLFKMIKNTFETTPENVLSAYKDNAAVMTGSTAGRFFPKQDGVYDYHSEPMHILMKVETHNHPTAISPYPGAATGSGGEIRDEGATGRGSKPKAGLTGFSVSNLKIPGFVQPWEADYGKPDRIVTALDIMTEGPLGGAAFNNEFGRPALVGYFRTYEQEVCSHNGVEVRGYHKPIMLAGGLGNIREEHVQKGEITVGAKLIVLGGPAMNIGLGGGAASSMTSGESSEDLDFASVQRENPEMERRCQEVIDRCWQMGDENPIQFIHDVGAGGLSNAFPELVNDGERGGKFELRKVPSDEPGMSPLEIWCNESQERYVMSVAPENLATFTAICERERAPFAVVGVATEEKELLLSDEHFENHPIDLPLEVLLGKAPKMSRDVVSAKANSAALDQSVIEVQEAAHRILRLPTVAEKTFLITIGDRTVTGLVNRDQMVGPWQVPVADCAVTASSYDSYAGEAMSIGERTPLALLDFGASARMAVAESIMNIAGTDIGSFKRIKLSANWMSPAGHPGEDAGLYEAVKAIGEELCPELSLTIPVGKDSMSMKTAWEDNGEQKTVTSPMSLVITAFGVVQDIRNTVTPELRSDKGETDLLLLDLGLGQNRLGGSCLAQVYSELGDIAPDLDNASTLKGFFEVIQPLVADQSIIAYHDRSDGGLYTTLVEMAFAGHTGLNVDISALNGNDVERLFNEELGGVIQVSREKVDSIVAKFEAVGVPCHKVAELTSADLITICDGEREVLSESRTSLRTIWAETTHRMQSLRDNPECALEEFKLKQDTTDLGLTVDLSFDPSEDLAAPYILKGAAPKMAILREQGVNSHIEMAAAFDRAGFESRDVHMSDILSGRISLKEFQGLVACGGFSYGDVLGAGEGWAKSILFNERAREQFSGFFERSDSFSLGVCNGCQMLSNLKEIIPGTELWPHFVRNRSERFEARFSLVEVQKSPSLFFEGMEGSRMPIAVSHGEGRAEFASPQALAAAEASGTIALRYVDGNGQIATQYPQNPNGSPNAITALSSTDGRVTIMMPHPERVFRTVANSWHPDEWGEDSPWMRMFRNVRVNVG
- the cydX gene encoding cytochrome bd-I oxidase subunit CydX; this translates as MWYFAWILGVLLACSFGIINALWLENTENMDREADKQD
- the cydB gene encoding cytochrome d ubiquinol oxidase subunit II, coding for MFDYEMLRLIWWALIGVLFIGFAVTDGFDMGVGALLPIIGKDDTERRIMINSIAPHWDGNQVWLITAGGALFAAWPMVYGVSFSGFYVAMMLVLFALFLRPVGFDYRSKIEDPRWRKSWDWALFVGGFVPPLIIGVAFGNLLQGVPFNFDEYLRATYHGGFFGLLNPFGLLAGLVCVSMFMMQGATWLQMKTEGELRVRAAKAAQVLSALLFVFFGAAGVWLVNGIDGYVITSTIDTYGISDPTLKTVAVEAGAWLANYDKYPITMLFPVIGLAMPILVLLSSRLNRSGFAFFFSSLAIAAVILTCGAAMFPFVMPSSLEPNVSLTMWDATASEMSLTVMTWAAIIFVPIVLSYTVYTYLKMFGRLSRSFIENNKTSLY
- a CDS encoding TfoX/Sxy family protein, whose translation is MQVEELPGLGPRSAKWLNQIGIYTRDDLIKAGPVTIMVRMERAGITPGLNMLYALVGAIEGIHWQEVTRTRKAELVLALDAARELEKL